Below is a window of Pochonia chlamydosporia 170 chromosome 7, whole genome shotgun sequence DNA.
CATGGAGGTGGCGGTCTGGGCAATAGGACTGCCAAGCTCTTGTGTAGAGAGTGGTACTGCCAAGACGGGTGTGGCCGTGAAAGCCAAGGCAATGTGTGCCAAGATTATGGTTCTCATGGCGATGATGGTATAAGTGTAGTATGTATGGAATGAGAATAGCTCGTAGTTCAAGTTGTGATTATGATGGAGCTGGACTTGTCAATTTGTTCTCAAGTTTCGTAAACGGATCCTACTTATACTGCTACACTTTCAACAACTGTTGGGAAAAGAATTTGCACAATTGACAACTGGCCCGCCTATTGCCTGATCTTACACTGCCCAACTACAACGCAGAACCTGCAACTCTGCAACGCGGCAGTAGAGTTTAGCCACCTCGTGTTGTTCCTGAGTGATCTAGCTGCCGAATTGGCCAATTTGGGCAAACCGCGAGCTCAATTCAGCCTTAACTGTGAAGCTTGCACGAAGGATAGCGTTAAACAGAACGTTTTGTCTAATGTGGCGTGACAGAGAGCATGTAGTATGAACCTAGAAATGGCATGACAGCTCAGCGGCAATCGACTCAGATCTTTGCACATCATTTCCCAGAAAGGGTCTTCAGGTCCAATTTGTCCACCGGGCTTCTCCGATCGAATCCACCGACGCCACAAGATAGAGTTTGTCAATCACCTGGTTGACAGCTCGGGGAGCAGGATGGTCTCCCCGAATGTTGTATTTTGAGAGGTGTAGCTAATTTTGGACTCTTGTCGGTGAAAATTACCCCGAGATGATACTAACAGTTGCGCATACAGAGACTGAAGCTGTTTCATCTGCATGCAGTTTTTGCTCGTGGGTAGTGACATGGCGCTAGACAGAGAACAGCAGACATATCGGACATTGGTGGCAATTTGACACTTTGCATCATCAGGGTACGTACGATGTCATGACTTCAAATGGACTTTTGTCACCAACTTCTTGAGACCATCGTCATAAAAGTCCGTGTGACTGCGCCATTTGACTATTACAGGCATGCTGCATGGGGGAACCATGTACGTGAAGCAACGAAACGCAAATTTATTTATAGCTTCTAATACATATATCATGAAATCATTGGGTCAAAAAAGCTCATCCAAGTAAATAAGCTCAACGCTCCGCCCAACAGTAAAATAGTAATAATGGCCGCGCCAGCCTTGTCCGCCGTCGTGACAGGCTTTTGCGGCCGCTCGCCGTTATCTCTTCCACCGGCATTCGGATTGCCCTTGGAAGTACCACCCGTCGAATTTGTAACTGGCGGCGCCGTGTCCCCAATGAGTAAACTTGACACAGCGGCAAGGACATCCATGGCTTCTCCTGCGCCAGTCGTCTTGTCCACGCTCGGGTTGATGAATTTCCCTTCGGCCCAGTAAAAGCCGCACTGGCGTCCCGTTGAGCCTCCCGTACactgtgctgctgctgcctgaGCCGACTTTTGCAGAACGGGGAGAATCTTGTCGCTGGTGTATGGTGCGATCTGGGGGACCATGGCGAGCCATCGGTGGAGATATCCCTTGTATGACAACATGTCTGTCTTGCAAACACTACCGCCTAGAGCGAACTCGCAGGATAGTTCGTATGCGACTTGTTTGGGGAAGAAGTTCTTGAGGCAGGAATCGAGGAGGCTGTCGAGGCGGTTCTTCCATTTCGTATCGCCCTTGGTCTGAAGCGGTCCCAATGTTAGCGACTTTCACAATTCGTGTCGGGTAGTACCGCGGAAATACTTACGTAGTTGTACATGAAAGCGCTGCCCTGGATCAAAATGGCAGCATTGTAGGAATACTCGGTCTTGTGGAGAGTTGTGCAATTGTCATTGACGCTGGCGCCGTCATACACAACCCAAGTCTTGTGGTCGATATATCCAACGCCCCAGATCCAATCCCACGCCTTTTCGGCTCGCTGTGCGTAGGTATCGTTTGCGGTGTATCGCGCGAGTCTGGCGCCCATGTTGAAAAAGATGCCATTGGCGATTGCTGCAAGATGGCTGGTTAGCTAAATGAAATGATTTTCTCGGTTACAAGCGAAGGGACACAAACTGTTCTTGTAGTCGTATCCTGCATTTGTACGCGGAATCTGCCATCGCAGGCCACCGTTACATGTCTCATCGTATCGGCTAGGGTCTGCCTGTGTGTTCCAAACTGCCTGTGCTAATTCGAGCCATCCGGGCTGGTCTGAAGGAGGGTCGGGGAATTTGTTCTCGGCCGCCAGCATGGCGGACAATCCCCAGAAACCTTGGTCATCGTTGCCAAGAGAGAGCGTTTGGTTCGGCGGCATATAATCCTTTTGTGGTCCAACTTGGAACAGCATGGCTTGCATAACCAGGTCGTTATATGTTGTATCTCCCGTCAGTTTCCAGTAATCGATGTATGTTCCCATCATTGCGCCAGCCTCCCACCAGTAGTAGTCACCGAGGCCCGACGCCGGAGGCCCAGGCAAGAGTCCAGGAGtttgaccagactcgttGCCATGGTAGAATTTTATCATGTCATATGCCAATTGCTTTGATGATTGAAGGATGTTGTCTAAATGCGCGAAATACGTTAGATTCTTGTCCACACGCCCGGCGAATACGGCAAACTATGCTCTTGCGACCGTTACAGTTCCATACCTTTTGTGTCAACTTTGTACTGTGCTTCGGCAACGCCGCCGAAAAAGCTGCTGCCAGCGAGGGCGACCAGCGCCGGTGTTAACCATTGCGTCACCATGGTCGGGGTGACTATGTGAATATGTGTCGACGCTGTGCGCGTGTTATTCCGCCGGCGGCCGCACAAGTATCGCTCCGCGAGAATAAAACAGAGACAAAAAATTCTTCTAGATTCTCCAAAATATCCCAGCGATTGATCTGAGACTGTTTTCTTGATTGTCACAGAGTTGTGACGAAACCGTTGCCAGATGCGGCGCTTTAGCGCGATTACCGCTGTTTTCAGCAATTTGGTGGCGCACTGCCCTGCTGCGATGACTTTCTGCAGTGATCGGTGTTGCCGTTTACCGAGAGGATGGCTAAAAAGAATACAAGAGAATGGTAGTTGTCGAGGAATGATCTGGCTTCGCTTCAACGGTCGTGAATTGTCGTCAAACCGCGGGAATCAGCACAGTTTGCAGTCTCGACAACTCCTTGTTCAACTCCCTGTCAGCCGTCCCACAAGATCCGAGAACCCGAGCGTCGTGGATCGAATGGGCTGTTACAGATTCGAAGATCGGGTTCGGAACCGTTCACAGATCGTGCTGCAATGCGCTTTCGAAGTGGACTTGACGCCTGTGCTTGTTCGTTTCGTTTATCTCGGGAACCGCGCCAAGGTCTTGGACAACTTGGCAAAACCGATCATGAAAGAACAGGGCAAGGCGacgaggccatggccaagtctttGTACTCTTGTGCAAATATTGGGTTGGTCAGGACGCAGCAGTAGCGCCAACGGATTTCGTCACAAAGGGCCTGCCAAGAGCCGCGATGTGGCGCAGTGACATGGTTGATTGCATGGTTATTCGCAGATACGAGAACCTGGCAACTTAGCGTTAAGTTAGCTTGCGTTGAAGGGAATATGGGCAAATCCATATTTCCGAAACGGGGCCAGCCGTAAGCACAACAGTGCAACAGCACAACAGGCTCGGAAACTTCGGCCTCTTCCTTAACGCTGGGCACGACGGACTTTGGTGCCTCCTGTTCCCCTATTCCTCCATTAACGACTGGACCTAATCAACCGTGAGTTCTCTGTCCCtctctgtctggtccagttgACGCCGTCTCACCATACGGGCCGCTCGTGATGAAACGGCCTGGTGTTGTGACACACACCTTTCGCCCGTCGCCACCACATTTGTCGTTGGCCACACCGGTCTGGCCGTTCCAGTGGCCCATACTAGGCTCGTGTGGTCTCGCGTTGGTTTCCAGGCTCCATTATTACCACCGCCGTGTCCTCGTGTGATGCTCGGATGGTCCTGTAGCGAGTTGCTGGTGTGGTTACATGCGATTTGATTCCATGTCCAATTTTGCACAGCCTCCTGTGTCTCCCGTGTCTTCTGTGTATTGTGGGTTATTCCTTGAATCGGGGTCAATCTGCATGCCCCTGAAGGAAATCCGTGCCTTGCATCAGATCACTCTCGGAATCTGTTAACTAGCGGGATCACCCTTCCCTTGCTAAGTCCTGCTCTGGATTGTGGAGGACGCGCCAAATTACAAACACATGAGGCTCCAATGCTTTGCCAAAACTCTGTGCTACGGAAGCGTTATGTTCCATCAGCATCGAATTGAGGCGAACCCCTGTATCGAGTAGCGCAATCCGGACGGAACACAACATGTTACAGGTTGATGATTTTTAGAAGGATATTCCATCCATGCATTTGGCCTGTTCCAAGCCTACGAAGCTCAACCAACTTGGTTGACTACCAATGCAAGTCGCGGCGGCTAAAAACAAGCCTTCTCCAATTGGCATGAGTTCCTTTCATGGACATCCGTATCAGATCGTGGTCTCCACGTCGTCCTTTGTGGGCTACCACCACTGTCCAGGCGCGTTTGCCAGGATCACTCAGCTTAGGTAGAGAAATTTCCCATTCGTCCAGTCGTTCCTAGCCTTTTTGAATGGCCTGATAGCCAGTATTTGGAGCCAGGGGATGTGCGGCGGATTGTAAGGCTAGCCTTTGACTGTAAACAGAAAACGGCCGGAACCATGTCTACAGAACGGCTACGTCTTGTGTTCGCGACGTTATTGACACGGGCGGGCATGAAACTTTATTTCTACCGCGATACATGCTTAGTGAGCTGTCGagcagccatgttgatgcaGACTGCCTGGGTTCCTTCGTGGAACTCAATTTGAGTGATGTTACCCTTGCGATCGCTCAAGCTTactgccatcatggcaacgCATGTGAGTAAAATAAAATGCGTTTGGCCTCCCAGTCGGTTCATAACCCCTAAACGAACTGCTGTTCAGAGTAAGCTTCGAGGTAAGCTCTTAGACAAGTAATCTTAGGCGATAGGATGTAAAAGCATATGTGTATTTCTAAGTCGCTATCTAAATGATATCGTTAAACATCGCACGAATAAGGGACTAAATTGCAACTGAACATGCTGCTTTGTGTTGTTGTGACATCTCAATATTAGACCACCGCAAGTATATGCTCCACCTCCTTGCCTACCAGATTTCTAAGGAACGTGGTAACCACTCATCTATTTGTGTTCGGGGTATCTAGCTCGGtacttcctcctcccaaATCATAAGGCATATGCGAATTAAGCCCATGGACGGGTTATAACGGCTCTTACAAGAGCAACATCGCGCATCCCACCACAGCTGAAGCAACCATAGCAAAAGCCACACGAGATGATTGACCCTCCGCAGAATTGTGAAGCACAATAGTTGTCGGAGAGTTGTTCGGCATCTCCACCGTAGTTGTCGACGTACTGTTGGCGCTTGTGAACACGAGCTCAACAGACTTGCCGCACGGCATCGGTAGTCTGACACTGGCCTTGTCTGCTCCGCAGTCCGTGTGAATCTCCTTTGCCTTGGATtcaatggtgttgaggtACGTCTTGATGACAGAAACGTAGCTGATTAGTGGCGAGGACAGTGATGCCGCTGCAGTGATGGTGCAACTCTGACCGCGAATTGAAGAGATGCGGGAGTCGCTGGGCGCTGGTGGTTGTAATTGACTAGCCAGAGAGTTGAGGCATGATTGTACTGATGCTCTGTCTGCCCTGGCGGCGAGTATAGGGGGCGAGGTTGGAGCCGGATATGAAGCGCCGACTTCTACCGCTGGGTTGAGAATGTTGCCAAGGACAGACGGCACGCAAAGCAGCGTTATTAAAGTGAGGATGGAATGCATGTTGGCGAAACTCTGAAGGTCTTGAAAACAGTAACTTAGTAGTTGGAGTAAATTTTGGAAATGGGTTCCCTGAGCTAAGTTTCCCAGTTTGGTAGCTTCAACACAACCTGGGTAGGACTAGATTTATACTAAACAGTTGACAATGTTCCTAACTATGGCCCGCGATAGCTAACTAGTAATGACATCACTTGCTGACGGACATGTCCAGAACTGTACAACATCCTCCAGACGGGCTTTTTCGAATTTGCAGTAAGGCTGATTGAAATCGCCAAGATTGCAGGTTATCACGTCTTGGCAGCTGACATCTATTTCCGCTTTGGATCCCAAAATGGTAAATCCCGAGAAGAAAGGCCAGCCGCTACTGAGCCTCACTAGTCTGGTCTCACGCACTGTTACATGGGTGTCAATCCAGTCGCAAGCTCGACAGGATTAGAAATGTTTAGTTTCTTGAATTTGGGTTATCTTTGTGGACTGTCATGTTAGTCCCTGTGCTTTGGGCAAGTTACCGACGTCATTGCAGTTAAACTAAGGCTGGTTGCCTCTATTGCGCCATACGTGTGGTTTATTCCTGTTTGTTGGCGATTTATTTGGAGTCATCAACCAAACTAGAAGAGAAAGTTTTTTTCAACTAATTCTTGAAATCGGGGCTTTGTTGAAAACCGGAACTCTGGatgttttggctgtggctCATTTCCGTCCAGGCTGTTGAGCAGCTGCAGTTTTACCTGGCTTCCATACGAGTTGAGATCCCTCCGGGCTGCAGATCATCCATGACATTTTGCTGTTGATGCAGCAGGGATAAAGGCAATTCTCTCTACACTTATAGGGGATAGAATTGGTGCTTTGCATGGTGGAAACAAATGGCCATTGACGTCGACAGTCGTCGTGTCAGGTGCAAATTAAACAAGCACCCGGTGGACCAAGCGGGGGATCGGTGCAGTGCGCCGCAAGGTGTTGCCCATTAGCCACAGGATTTCCACTGATTCAAGCCAATGTTGACTTCAAGCCAGTTGAGTCCTGTGGCTTGGTGTCATGACAGCTACTCGTCGTGGCTCTGCCTTACTCGCCTCATTCCATGCTCGTTCCAGTCGACtgaccatcatcatctgagATTGCGGTCAGAATGGGGCTATTTCATTGAGGTAGTCATCCCAACCTAATATTTGACAGTGGTCCACGCGTGTAATTCAGTGCTGCGCTGTGCTGTCAGAGCGTCGCCCATAACATCGCGCCAATACAAGAGCTCTCGTTGATGCCCGTCAGGGTGCCGCGCCTTACTTCCATTTATTGCTCCCTTCATTGGGTCAATTCCTGGCGCTGTCCTTGGATTGTCCAGAATAAGCAGTTCATATCTGCGTTCGCACTCGACAATTGTGCTTGGGAATCTCACCTACAGTACTTTTCATCGACAGCAGAGTCAATGTCCCGCTACCAGAAGCCAGCAGATGCCCATACCGATCCTGTTGTGCCTCTTAGACTCGTAGACTGCTTTTCCAGCCGTCTGCGTACATTTTCTGTGTCATATCTGTGAAACGTTCCTCTTGTAGCCGTCCCAAAATCGCGCTGATCTGGTGATAGATGCCACGGCGTGTGGGAGGAAGAAATAGCCCCAGTCTGACTGCAATCTAAAATTAAGGTGGTAGCGCGCAACCCTGCCAGGAGGTGTGCCAAATCTGGCGTTAAATGACCTGCCACGAAGAGTCAATGTCAGAATGGCTCTGCTGCAATTTTGACGGGTTGGGTAGACCAAGCTCATGGGACGTATTAAGCCAAAGTCGGCCATTTGCACATCATCGACGGCAACTAGTCCATCCACGATTTCAGTCAGAAACATGGGAGGTGCCCGAGTTACACCACAGATCTTCCGAGCTTCTCTACTTGGCAGGCACCGAGCAATTAACAGCCGAAAACGGAGAATCTCATCAGTATTTCCTCTAATGACACTATTTCCACAGTCGATCTGAGCCACACTGAGCGGCAATCAATTGCTGTGTATGCATGTTAGTCCGCCATCCGCAGCCCGCACGACGTGTCCTGACTAAAGCTGGCGCCGTTTGCCCATGCGGCCTTAAGCGCCGCGGCTTGTCCAAAGAGCGCTGAGACGACCCCGCACGGGCCGGCCCTGGTCGCCCGATGCCAGTGGGACACATCAAATGACTTGGGCTGCTGATGTTCCGTCGTAAGCTGAGCCTTAAAATATGATCCATTCACTCGCGCAAGGAACGTGACGATGAAGGACTAAATATGTCCTGGCAAACTCTTTTCTAACCCTTTTGTACTCCCACTACTCTAAGACTGATTGTTTGCTCAGATCGTGTCGGGCAGGGCATTTGCAGCCAGTAGAGCCTGTCCGCTTACACTTCTGCAGAGTCGGAAATCATGTCAGATCCCAAGAAGTATACAGTCGGCTGGATCTGCGCTATCCGCACAGAGCTCGTCGCCGCCCAAGCGTTTCTCGATGAAACGCACGAACAGCCGAAGGAACAAGGCCCAAACGACTCCAACCACTATGTTTTGGGCCGTATGGCCCATCACAATGTTGTGATAGCCTGTCTTCCGGGTGGAGAATACGGCACGGCATCAGCAGCTGGCGTCGCGATCAATCTCTTACGAAGCTTCCCAACCATCCGCATTGGCTTGATGGTCGGGATTGGCGGAGGTGCACCAACTAAGAAGCATGATATACGGCtcggtgatgttgtcatcAGTATGCCCAGTAACGGCAGAGGAGGGGTATTCCAGTATGACTTCGGTAAGACGATACAGGGCCAGGCCTTCGTCGAAACCGGGTTCTTAAATCAACCTCCAGATCTGCTCCGAACGGCAGTGGAAGCGGTCGCGGCGAAGTACGAACTGGATGGACACAAGCTCGTCGAAAGCGTGAACAAGTCCCTCGAtaggaagaagaggctgCGGAAGAAATATTCTTGTCCCACTAGCAGTGATGTCCTGTATAAGTCAGACTTCACACATTGTGGGGACGAGCTGGAAGGCTGTGAAACCTGCGGTAGTGATCCATCCGTTGCTGTAACGCGACCGGAACGtggagaggatgaagacaACCCCGCAATTCACCATGGCttgattgcttctgcaaATCAGCTGATGAAAGACGCACTGGTGAGGGATAAGCTGGCGACAGAAAAAGGGGTCCTTtgttttgagatggaggctgCAGGCCTAATGAATCGCTTCCCGTGCATTGTAATCCGCGGGATATGTGACTATTCTGATActcacaagaacaaggaatGGCAAGGGTTCgctgccatgatggccgccGCATATGCAAAGGACCTGCTTCATCAGATGCCAGCCTCGAAAGTAGAGTGTGAGAAGTCGATCCACGACATGCTATCTTCTAGTTAGTTTACACAATCTCTACAAAACCTTTCGTCGAATTGAGGAAAGATGCTAACCCGAGTAACAGTAGATGGGGGGATCAATTCCTTGTGCTTAACTACAGAGATGGTTAAGTCAGGAGTGGATTGTTCGTAACTCAGGAATATATGAACTCTAGCGTAGTACCAGCATGAGACACTGATTGCGACACAGCGGCAAATGAGCAGGAAATTCGAAATTGGTTCTCTACCACCCCGATATCGACTACCTACAACAAATCAATTCAGGACCGTACGCCTGGGACTGGGCAGTGGCTGCTTAGTTCCCAGTCATACAAGGCTTGGAAGGGTAATGTGTCTGGTCTATTGTGGCTGTATGGGGCCGGTAAGTGCCTTCCACCTTAGAGCTGACTCCAGACGATATTGCTAAGTCACAAGACAGCTGGATCAGGGAAGACAATGCTATGGTACGTGTTTAACAAGCGCCATTCTACTTACAATTCTCTGGGCTCTGACATGTAAAGCTCCACGGTCGTTCAAGACGTGTCAGATCATGTTCAACATGACACGGGTAGGAAGCAAGCATTTTGGTACTTTCGATTCAGTGACATTGCAACGCAAAATGTTTCCAGTATGGTGAGATCGTTCATTCGTCAATTATCCCCGTCCCCTCCTCTCGCTTCTACTCAAAAGCTTTGGAAAGAACACAGTGAACGAGGAAGCGAACCGACCCTCAATGAGCTCACGGCTATTCTTGGCGACATTATAAATGACAGCAAAGAGGTGTTTGTTATTATAGATGCTCTGGATGAATGTCAGCAGACATCACAACTTCAGGAGAGAACAAGTTTGCTGAGGTACATCAATACATGCTTGAACAGACATAAGGATAACCTTCACATCCTGGTCACGAGTAGAGTTGATCACGATATCAAGTCTGCTCTGGAGCACTACAAGGCAATCAAGATCGAGGAATGGATAGACGGTGATGTGAGGATGTACATCGAGAAGCAGATCCATTCGGGTTGCCTTGCAGAATACCAAGACAGCGTTAAAAATAAGATCAAGGAATCTCTTCTATCGACCAAAGAACGGTAAGAGTCAAACAAATACCTGAGCTTATCAATATGCTGATCAAACCCAGCCGATTCCGATGGGTCGATTTGCAGATCAGAAGGCTGAGTGACTGCAATACCGAGGACCAGATAGCCACCGCGCTGAGAACTGTTCCAGAGACCTTAGAGGATATCTACAAGGAGGCTCTTGAGAAGGTTCCCCTGAAAGATGGGAAGGTCGCCCGTGAGATCCTTATGTGGCTTTGCTTTTCTCTTCGGCCTATGACTGCTGGGGAAATTGCCGCAGCCGTAGGTCTCCTACAACCTGAGAATGCTCTACGCATCTGCTCAACCATGCTTGTGACGTTGATCCATGAGCACACGGAGGGAATTCTTCAGCTTGCGCATTTCACTGTCAAAGAATATTTAGTGGTTCTGAGGGCATGCAACAACACCCTTGAGCACCAATTTACAGAGGAGTCGGCTCAAGATACCCTGGCACGCACGACTGTGAGCTGTTTGCTCGAAAGCAAAACGCTCGGCCAGTCTACGTTTGCATCCCCAAACCGCTTACTAGATTACTCTGCACGCTTCTGGTACGAGCACGCAATAATTTTGGAGGGGAGAGACGAGTACGCCTCATTAAGAAAGGCGATTGACCAGTTATTCAGCCACGAATATTCTGCAGAATATGAACTTTGGCTGAAGACATACAACCCCGACAATCCTTACGCCAATCCTTACGCCTTAACTAAAGAAAAGAATACCCCCCACCCACTTTACTATGCTTCATTCCTTGGATTCTCTCATAGCGTGAGAAAGCTTCTTTTAGAAGGCGGAAAagtggaggaggagggccgGCCTGGGAACGCTTTTCTCGCCGCGGTAAGCAACGGCCATGAAAGTGTTGTCAAAGAATTTCTCGAAAGACTTCCTCCGCCGGATGAAGTGGAGGTTTGCAGGGTCATAAAAGTTCTTAGAAGAAATGCCGGAAATATTTTATCGATGTATTTGGAAAGGTACACATTCGAGATCACAGAGCTGATTTTGATGGCCGCAGTAGAGAGCCTGCAGCCTGAGATTCTCTCTATGCTTCGGCGATTCGGGGGGGGAGAGGTAGACGTGCCAGAATACATGGTACAAATTGCGGCAGTAACTGCGGCAGAGAGCGAACGGAAAGGTATGGAGACGTTGGCTATGCTCCTGGACCGAAAAGGGGAGGAGATCAAGATCACAGAAAAAGTGGTAATGGCTGCAGCCGGAGAGAAGGCGGGCGGTTCGGGGGTTATGGCAATGCTTCTGGAtcgaagaggagaggagatTCAGATCACAGAAGAAGTGGTAATGGCTGCATTGCAAAACAGGTGGAGCGGTCAAGAGATCTTAGCTGTTCTTCTGGACCGAAAGGGACAGGAGATCGAGACCACAAAAACATTGGTAACAGTCGCAGCCATGGGCAGTAAGAGGGGCAAAGTGATTCTGACGATGCTTCTGGAGcgaagaggagaggagatCAAGATCACAGAAGAAGTATTAATAGCTGCAGCCAAGAACGAGAGGAGTGGCAAAGAGATCTTAACTATGCTTTTGGACCGAAAGGGGGAGGAGATCAAGATCACAGGAGAAGTGGTAATGgctgcagccaacaacacgGAGAGTGGTTCAGGGATTATGACTGTCCTTCTTGACCGAAAAGGAGACGACGTCAAGATCACAGATGACATGGTAGAGGAATTCGTAAGAAAGTTTGACAAATTTTTCATGAGTGCTCTCCTAGGCTGGAAAGGAGGCGACATCAAAATTACAGAAAAGTTACTAATAGCTGCAGCCAAGAACGAGCAGAATGGTAGAGAGGTCTTGGCTGTCCTTGTGGACAAAAAGGGAGAGGAGATCAAGATCACAGCAGAAGTTATAGCAGCCGTGTCAGAGAACCTGCGAAATTGGCAGGCGATCATGGTTCTCCTGCTATGCCAAAAAGGAGAGAATATTCAAATCACAGATGACGCGGTGGCAGAAATCGCAAGAAGATTTGATAAATTCATCATACTCCTCCTCCTAGGCCGAAAAGGAGGACTTATTGAGATCACTGAAGAACTCATGA
It encodes the following:
- a CDS encoding NACHT domain-containing protein, which gives rise to MSDPKKYTVGWICAIRTELVAAQAFLDETHEQPKEQGPNDSNHYVLGRMAHHNVVIACLPGGEYGTASAAGVAINLLRSFPTIRIGLMVGIGGGAPTKKHDIRLGDVVISMPSNGRGGVFQYDFGKTIQGQAFVETGFLNQPPDLLRTAVEAVAAKYELDGHKLVESVNKSLDRKKRLRKKYSCPTSSDVLYKSDFTHCGDELEGCETCGSDPSVAVTRPERGEDEDNPAIHHGLIASANQLMKDALVRDKLATEKGVLCFEMEAAGLMNRFPCIVIRGICDYSDTHKNKEWQGFAAMMAAAYAKDLLHQMPASKVECEKSIHDMLSSIDGGINSLCLTTEMVKSGVDSANEQEIRNWFSTTPISTTYNKSIQDRTPGTGQWLLSSQSYKAWKGNVSGLLWLYGAAGSGKTMLCSTVVQDVSDHVQHDTGRKQAFWYFRFSDIATQNVSSMVRSFIRQLSPSPPLASTQKLWKEHSERGSEPTLNELTAILGDIINDSKEVFVIIDALDECQQTSQLQERTSLLRYINTCLNRHKDNLHILVTSRVDHDIKSALEHYKAIKIEEWIDGDVRMYIEKQIHSGCLAEYQDSVKNKIKESLLSTKERRFRWVDLQIRRLSDCNTEDQIATALRTVPETLEDIYKEALEKVPLKDGKVAREILMWLCFSLRPMTAGEIAAAVGLLQPENALRICSTMLVTLIHEHTEGILQLAHFTVKEYLVVLRACNNTLEHQFTEESAQDTLARTTVSCLLESKTLGQSTFASPNRLLDYSARFWYEHAIILEGRDEYASLRKAIDQLFSHEYSAEYELWLKTYNPDNPYANPYALTKEKNTPHPLYYASFLGFSHSVRKLLLEGGKVEEEGRPGNAFLAAVSNGHESVVKEFLERLPPPDEVEVCRVIKVLRRNAGNILSMYLERYTFEITELILMAAVESLQPEILSMLRRFGGGEVDVPEYMVQIAAVTAAESERKGMETLAMLLDRKGEEIKITEKVVMAAAGEKAGGSGVMAMLLDRRGEEIQITEEVVMAALQNRWSGQEILAVLLDRKGQEIETTKTLVTVAAMGSKRGKVILTMLLERRGEEIKITEEVLIAAAKNERSGKEILTMLLDRKGEEIKITGEVVMAAANNTESGSGIMTVLLDRKGDDVKITDDMVEEFVRKFDKFFMSALLGWKGGDIKITEKLLIAAAKNEQNGREVLAVLVDKKGEEIKITAEVIAAVSENLRNWQAIMVLLLCQKGENIQITDDAVAEIARRFDKFIILLLLGRKGGLIEITEELMISAAENELNGKEILALLLDRKRKDIKITEGIMLAAVRNQCSGNDIVTLLLERSEEDIQITDELVTAAAENKRHAGHIKALLLGRLQKLNERSILPKNDIAIHDEKDAAISGDSGDCSI
- a CDS encoding glycosylhydrolase family 76-2 protein (similar to Neurospora crassa OR74A XP_961253.2) — its product is MVTQWLTPALVALAGSSFFGGVAEAQYKVDTKDNILQSSKQLAYDMIKFYHGNESGQTPGLLPGPPASGLGDYYWWEAGAMMGTYIDYWKLTGDTTYNDLVMQAMLFQVGPQKDYMPPNQTLSLGNDDQGFWGLSAMLAAENKFPDPPSDQPGWLELAQAVWNTQADPSRYDETCNGGLRWQIPRTNAGYDYKNTIANGIFFNMGARLARYTANDTYAQRAEKAWDWIWGVGYIDHKTWVVYDGASVNDNCTTLHKTEYSYNAAILIQGSAFMYNYTKGDTKWKNRLDSLLDSCLKNFFPKQVAYELSCEFALGGSVCKTDMLSYKGYLHRWLAMVPQIAPYTSDKILPVLQKSAQAAAAQCTGGSTGRQCGFYWAEGKFINPSVDKTTGAGEAMDVLAAVSSLLIGDTAPPVTNSTGGTSKGNPNAGGRDNGERPQKPVTTADKAGAAIITILLLGGALSLFTWMSFFDPMIS